TCGGAAACCGAGCGTCTCGACCGCGTCGACCGCGAACTGTTCGTCAGCCTGCTGCGCGGCGCGATCGCCAGCGCGGACGAGTTGCGCGCGGTGTTCACGCCGCTGCTGAGCCGCCCGGTGAGCGAGCTGTCGCCGATCGAGCACGCGATCCTGCTGCTCGGCACCCACGAGCTGCGCCACAACCTCGACACGCCTTACCGGGTGGTGATCAACGAGGCCATCGAGCTCGCCAAGGGCTACGGCGGCACCGACGGCCACAAGTTCGTCAACGGCGTCCTCGACAAGCTCGCCGCCCGCCTGCGCCCGCAAGAAGTCGAAGCCGCGCGCGCGGCAAAGGGCTGACGCCCGCCACCACCGCGCATGCACGAACTGTCCCTCGCCGAAGGGGTCCGGGAAATCATCGACGAGGCCGCCGCGGCCCAGCGCTTCCGCCGCGTGCACGCGATCATCCTCGAAATCGGCGAACTGGCCGCGGTCGAGACCGAGTCCCTGCAGTTCTGTCTCCAGTTCGTGCTGCGCGGCACGATCGCCGATGGCGCGGCGATCCAGATGGAAACGGTTGCCGGCAGCGGGCACTGCCCCGGCTGCGGGCGGACGGTGGCGATCCGCGAACGCTACGCCCCCTGCCCGGAATGCGGCGGCTTCGGCGTGGAACCCTGCGCCGGTACCGGAATGCGGGTGCGGGCGCTCGAAGTCGCGTGAGCAGGACGAGCGCGGGAGGACAGGATGTGCACGACATGCGGATGCGGTGGCGGGGAAGCGCGGATCGGTGCCGTCTTCGGCGGCCGCAAAAAGGCACGCAAGGCAGCGGCGCGCGAGGCGGATGAACGGCCGCCGGCCGAGCCCTCTCACCGCTGGCGCGCGTTGACCGCCGACACGCCTGCACAGCGCGCGCCCGGGAACGTCCGCGACCTCCCCGCTGCCGACCTCCCCGGCCACCGGCCACCGCCCGCGGCCCCCGCCGTACCTGCCGACGCCCCCTCCACCGCGACGCGGATGCTGGCGATCGAGCGCGACCTTCTCGCCCGCAACAACACCCTCGCCGCCGCCAACCGCGCCGCCTTCGCCGCGCGCAGCATCTTCGCCCTGAACCTGGTGTCGAGCCCCGGCTCGGGCAAGACCTCGCTCCTCGTGCGCATGCTCCAGGAGCTCGCCGGGCGCATCCCGGCAGCGGTCATCGAAGGCGACCAGCAGACCGAATTCGACGCCGAGCGCATCCGCGCCGCCGGCGTGCCGGCGCTGCAGATCAACACCGGCAAGGGCTGCCATCTCGATGCCGGCATGATCGCGCGCGCGCTGGCGCGGATGGACCTCGCCGCGGGCAGCCTGCTGCTGATCGAGAACGTCGGCAATCTCGTCTGCCCGGCCGCGTTCGACCTCGGCGAAGCGCACAAGGTGGCGATCCTGTCGGTCACCGAGGGCGAGGACAAGCCGCTCAAGTATCCCGACCTGTTCGCCGCCGCCGACCTGCTGCTGCTCAACAAGGTGGACCTGCTGCCCCACCTCGCCTTCGATACGCAGCGTGCGATCGACTACGCCCTGCGGCTCAATCCGCGCCTGCGCGTGATCCGGACTTCGGCGACCACCGGCGCGGGCGTGGGCGAATGGATCGACTGGATCGAAGCCGGGCTGGCGGCGGCACGCGCCGGGCGCGGCGCGAGCACATGAACGCCGCCACCGACCATGCGCCGCCGGCCGCCGGGACGGGCGCGAACGACTCATCCACGCCCGCGGGCGCGCTGCACGGCGAGGCGCTGGCGCTGCCCTCGATCGGCGCACCGGCGCGCGCCGACACACGGCCGATCCTCGCCCTCGGCGCCTGGTTCAAGCACGCCGCCTGTCTGCTCGAGCACGGCCACGCGCGCTTCGGCCCCAACCGGGGCGACCTCGACAACGCCGATGCCTGCCGCGGCGTCGAGCCCGCGGTCGCCGCCCTGCTCGCCGCCTCCGGGCGCCCACCGCGCGCGGTCGCCCACGACCTCCATCCCGATTTCCACTCCACCCGCATCGCCCTCGCCACCGCTGCGCGGCTGGGAGTACCGGCGTTCGGTGTCCAGCACCACCACGCCCACGCCGGCGCCGTGCTCGCCGAGCACGGCCGCTTCGACGCCCGCCCAGTGCTCGCCCTCGCCCTCGACGGTGTCGGCCTGGGCAGCGACGGCGGCGCCTGGGGCGGCGAGTTGCTGTGGGTCGCGGGAGCGGAGTTCGTCCGCCTCGGCCACCTGCGCCCGCTACCCCTGCCCGGCGGCGACCGCGCCGCGCGCGAACCGTGGCGCATCGCCGCCGCACTCCTCCACGCCGGCGGTCGCGGCGCCGAGATCGCCCGCCGTTTCGCCCGCCAGCCGGCGGCGGCACAGCTCGGCCAGGTGCTCGCCCGCCCGGCGCTGTGCCCCCCCACCAGCAGCCTCGGCCGCCACTTCGACGCCGCCGCCGGTCTGCTCGGAATCTGCGAGGTCATGGGAACGGAAGCGGAAGCCGCGCTCGCCCTCGAAGCGCTCGCCGCGCGCAGCCCCGTGCCGGCGGTGGCGCGCGGCAACTGGCGCATCCTCGCCCCCCCGGCGGCCCCGGCGCCGGCCGCGGGCGGCGCCGACCGGTCCGCGGGCCGCTTCGACACGGCCGCTTCTTCGCCCCCCGGTACGCTTCCTCTGCTCGAACTCGACCTCCATCCCCTGCTCCTCGGCCTCGCCGACGAGACCGACGCCGCGCGCGGCGCGGCGCGCTTCCAGGCCACCGTGGCGGCGGCGCTGGTGGACTGGGTGGAGCACGCACGCATCGCGAGCGGCTGCGACACCGTCGTCCTCTGCGGCGGCTGTCTGCACAACCACCTGCTCTCGGCCGCGCTCCAATCTGCCCTCGGCGCGCGCGGCCTGACCGTGCTCGGCGCGCAGCGGCTGTCGCCCGGCGATGCCAGCCTCGCCCTCGGCCAGGCCTGGGTCGCCCACCACCGTCTCGCCACACCGGAGTCCTGAGCATGTGCCTCGCCCTTCCCGCCCGCATCGTCGAACTGCTCGACGGCGAGCTGTGCCGCGTCGAACTGGGCGGCGTGCGCAAGGAAATCTCGCTCGCCCTCGTCGACGACGCCGCGGTCGGCGATTACGTCATCGTGCACGTCGGCTACGCCCTGACCCGGCTCGATCCGGCAGAAGCCGAGCGCACCCTGGCGCTGTTCGCTGCCGCCGGCCTCGATCCTGGCACCGCCCGCGATCACCCTGATGCGGAGCGGGGGAGCGACGCATGAAGTACATCGACGAATTCCGCGACGGCCGCCTTGCCGCCGGGCTGGCGCGGGCGATCGCGCACGAGGTCGCCCCCGGCCGCGACTACGCCTTCATGGAATTCTGCGGCGGCCACACCCATGCGATCGCACGCTACGCCGTCACCGACTTGCTGCCGCCCACGGTGCGCATGATCCACGGCCCCGGCTGTCCGGTGTGCGTGCTGCCGATCGGGCGCATCGACCTGGCGATCGGGCTGGCGCTGGCGCGTCCCGAAGTCATCCTCTGCACCTACGGCGACTGCCTGCGCGTACCCGCCTCCGGCGGCCTGTCGCTGATGAAGGCGAGGGCGCGCGGCGCCGACGTGCGCATGGTGTATTCGCCGGCCGACGCGCTCGCCCTCGCGGTGCGCGAACCGGCGCGCGAAGTGGTGTTCTTCGCCATCGGCTTCGAGACCACCACTCCGCCCACCGCACTCGTGCTGCGCGCGGCCGCGGCGCAGCGGCTGGACAACTTCAGCGTGATCTGCAACCACGTGCTGACTCCGGCGGCGATCGCCGCGATCCTCGAATCGCCCGAAGTGCGCGAGCTCGGCACGGTGGCGCTGGACGGCTTCATCGGCCCCGCCCACGTGTCCACGGTGATCGGCAGCCGGCCCTACGAGCGCTTCGCCGCCGCGCACCGCAAGCCAGTCGTGATCGCCGGGTTCGAGCCGCTCGACGTGATCCAGGCGATCCGCATGCTGATCCGCCAGGTCAACGACGGCCGCGCCGAAGTCGAGAACGAATTCACCCGCGCCGTCACCCGCGACGGCAACCGCAAGGCCCAGGCGCTCGTCGCCGCCACCTTCGAGCCGCGCCCCAGCTTCGAATGGCGCGGCCTCGGCGCCGTGGCCGATTCGGCCCTGCGCATCCGCCCCGCCTTCGCGCGCTGGGACGCCGAGCGGAAATTCGCCCTCGCCGACCGCCCGGTGCCCGACCACAAGGCCTGCGCCTGCGGCGCGATCCTGCGCGGAGTACGCACTCCCGCCGACTGCAAGCTGTTCGCCACCGCATGCACGCCGGAAACGCCGATGGGCGCGTGCATGGTGTCCTCGGAAGGCGCCTGCGCCGCGCACTACACCTACGGCCGCTTCCGCGATGCGGCGCGGCGCACGCAATAGCGCCCGGCCTTCGGGCCTGTCGCACCGAATGAATGAGGAACGGTTTGCGTCCCCTCCCGAATTTGAACCCGGAGCCCGCTTTACGATGAATGCCCACCACTCCGCTTCCACCCGAGCGCTGGACCTGCGCCACGGCCGCGTCGATCTGAGCTTCGGCGCCGGCGGGCGGGCGATGGCCCAGCTCGTCGCCGAACTGTTCGTGCGTGCCTTCGCCAACGACTACCTCGCCCGCGGCGACGACGGCGCGGTGCTGCCCGCCCCCGCCCCCGGCGAACGCCTGGTGGTGAGCACCGACGCCCACGTCGTCAGCCCGCTGTTCTTCCCCGGCGGTGACATCGGCAGCCTCTCGGTGCACGGCACGGTCAACGACCTCGCGGTGATGGGCGCCCGCCCGCTGTACCTGACGGCGGGCTTCATCCTCGAGGAAGGCTTCCCTCTCGCCGAGCTGGCGCGCATCGTCGACTCGATGGCCGCCGCCGCCCGTGCCGCCGGCGTGCACGTGGTGGCCGGCGACACCAAGGTCGTCGAGCAGGGCAAAGGCGACGGCGTATTCATCACCACCGCCGGCATCGGCGCCCTGCCCGCCGGGCGCGACCCGGGCGGCGCCCGCGCCCGCCCCGGCGATGCGGTGCTAGTGTCGGGCGCCATCGGCGAGCACGGCATGGCGATCCTGGCGCAGCGCGAGGCGCTCGCCTTCGAGTCGACGATCGTCTCCGACAGCGCACCGCTGAACGGGCTGGTCGAAGCGCTCTATGACGCGGTGCCGGCGGCGGCGATCCGCGTCCTGCGCGACCCCACCCGCGGCGGGCTGGCGACCACCCTCAACGAGATCGCCGCCCAGTCGGGCGTAGGCATCGAGCTGGAGAAAAAGACAATCCCGGTGGCGCCCCAGGTCCGTGCGGCGTGCGAACTGCTCGGCCTCGATCCGCTCTACGTCGCCAACGAAGGCAAGCTGGTCGCGG
The window above is part of the Thauera aromatica K172 genome. Proteins encoded here:
- the nusB gene encoding transcription antitermination factor NusB codes for the protein MTDSTPSNPLPEDAASPNPTSKMARRRARELALQGVYQWLLSGNPMATVQRHLESETERLDRVDRELFVSLLRGAIASADELRAVFTPLLSRPVSELSPIEHAILLLGTHELRHNLDTPYRVVINEAIELAKGYGGTDGHKFVNGVLDKLAARLRPQEVEAARAAKG
- a CDS encoding hydrogenase maturation nickel metallochaperone HypA, which codes for MHELSLAEGVREIIDEAAAAQRFRRVHAIILEIGELAAVETESLQFCLQFVLRGTIADGAAIQMETVAGSGHCPGCGRTVAIRERYAPCPECGGFGVEPCAGTGMRVRALEVA
- the hypB gene encoding hydrogenase nickel incorporation protein HypB, whose product is MCTTCGCGGGEARIGAVFGGRKKARKAAAREADERPPAEPSHRWRALTADTPAQRAPGNVRDLPAADLPGHRPPPAAPAVPADAPSTATRMLAIERDLLARNNTLAAANRAAFAARSIFALNLVSSPGSGKTSLLVRMLQELAGRIPAAVIEGDQQTEFDAERIRAAGVPALQINTGKGCHLDAGMIARALARMDLAAGSLLLIENVGNLVCPAAFDLGEAHKVAILSVTEGEDKPLKYPDLFAAADLLLLNKVDLLPHLAFDTQRAIDYALRLNPRLRVIRTSATTGAGVGEWIDWIEAGLAAARAGRGAST
- a CDS encoding carbamoyltransferase HypF, whose amino-acid sequence is MNAATDHAPPAAGTGANDSSTPAGALHGEALALPSIGAPARADTRPILALGAWFKHAACLLEHGHARFGPNRGDLDNADACRGVEPAVAALLAASGRPPRAVAHDLHPDFHSTRIALATAARLGVPAFGVQHHHAHAGAVLAEHGRFDARPVLALALDGVGLGSDGGAWGGELLWVAGAEFVRLGHLRPLPLPGGDRAAREPWRIAAALLHAGGRGAEIARRFARQPAAAQLGQVLARPALCPPTSSLGRHFDAAAGLLGICEVMGTEAEAALALEALAARSPVPAVARGNWRILAPPAAPAPAAGGADRSAGRFDTAASSPPGTLPLLELDLHPLLLGLADETDAARGAARFQATVAAALVDWVEHARIASGCDTVVLCGGCLHNHLLSAALQSALGARGLTVLGAQRLSPGDASLALGQAWVAHHRLATPES
- a CDS encoding HypC/HybG/HupF family hydrogenase formation chaperone codes for the protein MCLALPARIVELLDGELCRVELGGVRKEISLALVDDAAVGDYVIVHVGYALTRLDPAEAERTLALFAAAGLDPGTARDHPDAERGSDA
- the hypD gene encoding hydrogenase formation protein HypD, whose translation is MKYIDEFRDGRLAAGLARAIAHEVAPGRDYAFMEFCGGHTHAIARYAVTDLLPPTVRMIHGPGCPVCVLPIGRIDLAIGLALARPEVILCTYGDCLRVPASGGLSLMKARARGADVRMVYSPADALALAVREPAREVVFFAIGFETTTPPTALVLRAAAAQRLDNFSVICNHVLTPAAIAAILESPEVRELGTVALDGFIGPAHVSTVIGSRPYERFAAAHRKPVVIAGFEPLDVIQAIRMLIRQVNDGRAEVENEFTRAVTRDGNRKAQALVAATFEPRPSFEWRGLGAVADSALRIRPAFARWDAERKFALADRPVPDHKACACGAILRGVRTPADCKLFATACTPETPMGACMVSSEGACAAHYTYGRFRDAARRTQ
- the hypE gene encoding hydrogenase expression/formation protein HypE, which encodes MNAHHSASTRALDLRHGRVDLSFGAGGRAMAQLVAELFVRAFANDYLARGDDGAVLPAPAPGERLVVSTDAHVVSPLFFPGGDIGSLSVHGTVNDLAVMGARPLYLTAGFILEEGFPLAELARIVDSMAAAARAAGVHVVAGDTKVVEQGKGDGVFITTAGIGALPAGRDPGGARARPGDAVLVSGAIGEHGMAILAQREALAFESTIVSDSAPLNGLVEALYDAVPAAAIRVLRDPTRGGLATTLNEIAAQSGVGIELEKKTIPVAPQVRAACELLGLDPLYVANEGKLVAVCAAEAADALLAAMRAHPLGAQAACIGTVTADPQRFVQIRTGFGGRRMVDWLAGEQLPRIC